A genomic segment from Actinomycetota bacterium encodes:
- the murA gene encoding UDP-N-acetylglucosamine 1-carboxyvinyltransferase, giving the protein MNGEKLVITGGNPLRGEVRVGGAKNSVLKLMAASLLTPEECVIHNVPHITDVEIMAEVLRHLGAEVAWEDDTLRVRAGEFSGREAPYHLVRRMRASIVVLGPLVARFGEAKVAIPGGCNIGSRKIDMHLRGLAEMGAEISTEHGYIYARASRLRGRHIILEFPSVGATENLMMAAVGAKGTTVIENAAREPEIQDLAAFLVSMGAEIRGAGTPVLEVEGGGELHGAEHIAIGDRIEAGTFAVAAAVTGGDLTITGIRPEYLALPLEKMRTVGVEVEEGEEFLRVRGGGDYRAVDVATLPFPGFPTDMQPQIMVLLSLARGTSVVTENVFESRFMFVDELNRMGCDITIEGHHAIVRGGRRLSGTEVCATDLRAGAALVLAGLAAEGETQVLEIHHIDRGYQRLEEKLTRLGAEIRRVSGD; this is encoded by the coding sequence ATGAATGGGGAAAAACTGGTCATTACGGGCGGAAACCCCCTGCGGGGGGAGGTGAGGGTAGGGGGGGCCAAGAACTCCGTGCTCAAGCTCATGGCCGCCAGCCTGCTCACCCCCGAGGAATGCGTCATCCACAACGTGCCCCACATCACGGACGTGGAGATCATGGCCGAGGTGCTGCGCCACCTGGGCGCCGAGGTGGCGTGGGAGGACGATACCCTCCGCGTCCGGGCGGGGGAGTTCTCCGGGCGCGAGGCCCCTTACCACCTGGTGCGGCGCATGCGGGCCTCCATCGTGGTCCTGGGCCCCCTGGTAGCCCGTTTCGGGGAGGCCAAGGTGGCCATCCCCGGGGGCTGCAACATCGGTTCGCGGAAGATAGACATGCACCTCCGGGGACTGGCGGAGATGGGGGCGGAAATAAGCACGGAGCACGGGTACATCTACGCCCGGGCCTCCCGCCTGCGGGGAAGGCATATCATCCTCGAATTCCCCAGCGTGGGGGCCACGGAGAACCTCATGATGGCCGCCGTCGGCGCCAAGGGGACCACGGTTATCGAGAATGCGGCCCGCGAGCCGGAGATCCAGGACCTGGCCGCCTTCCTGGTCTCCATGGGGGCGGAGATACGCGGGGCGGGCACCCCCGTCCTGGAGGTGGAAGGCGGGGGAGAGCTGCACGGGGCAGAGCACATTGCCATCGGAGACCGCATCGAGGCCGGGACCTTCGCCGTTGCCGCGGCGGTCACCGGCGGAGACCTGACCATCACCGGCATCCGGCCGGAGTACCTGGCCCTTCCCCTGGAGAAGATGCGGACCGTGGGGGTGGAGGTCGAGGAAGGGGAGGAGTTCCTGCGCGTGAGGGGAGGAGGGGATTATCGGGCGGTGGACGTGGCCACCCTTCCCTTCCCCGGGTTTCCCACCGACATGCAGCCCCAGATCATGGTCCTCCTGAGTTTGGCACGGGGGACCTCCGTGGTCACCGAGAACGTCTTCGAGAGCCGCTTCATGTTCGTGGACGAGCTCAACCGCATGGGATGCGATATCACCATCGAGGGCCACCACGCCATCGTGCGGGGAGGGAGGAGGCTCAGCGGAACCGAGGTCTGCGCCACCGATTTACGGGCTGGGGCGGCCCTGGTCCTGGCCGGGCTGGCCGCCGAGGGGGAGACCCAGGTCCTGGAAATCCACCACATCGACCGCGGCTACCAGCGCCTGGAGGAAAAACTTACCAGGCTTGGGGCGGAGATCAGAAGGGTGAGCGGGGATTGA
- a CDS encoding V-type ATP synthase subunit D produces MEQVHPTRSELLKRKANRALAEQGMNLLKKKRDALLQEFMPIIDETMRLSLRLERVTADAQYDLAMAKAKDGGPAVRSASFASQGEVLVDITGTHVMGVPIPVIRKGQSTMRNALKRGYAVTGVSGRVDSAAEKFEEIIDVIIESADIETRLRRLGEELRKTNRRVNALENIVIPDFDEQIKFIEMSLEERMREDIFRLKKVKKALVRKEEARLERLRSG; encoded by the coding sequence GTGGAGCAGGTCCACCCCACGCGCAGTGAGCTCCTGAAGCGCAAGGCCAACCGCGCCCTGGCCGAGCAGGGCATGAACCTGCTCAAGAAGAAACGCGACGCCCTCCTCCAGGAGTTCATGCCCATCATCGACGAGACCATGCGCCTCTCCCTGCGTCTGGAGAGGGTTACCGCCGACGCCCAGTACGACCTGGCCATGGCCAAGGCCAAAGACGGGGGCCCCGCGGTGAGGTCGGCCTCCTTCGCTTCCCAGGGGGAGGTGCTGGTGGACATCACCGGGACCCACGTCATGGGGGTGCCCATCCCGGTCATCCGCAAGGGCCAGAGCACCATGCGCAATGCCCTGAAGCGGGGTTACGCCGTGACCGGTGTCTCCGGGCGGGTGGACTCCGCGGCGGAGAAGTTCGAGGAGATCATCGACGTGATCATCGAAAGCGCGGACATCGAGACCCGCTTGCGCCGCCTGGGCGAGGAGCTGCGCAAGACCAACCGCCGGGTCAACGCCCTGGAGAATATCGTCATCCCCGATTTCGACGAGCAGATAAAGTTCATCGAGATGAGCCTGGAGGAGCGCATGCGGGAGGACATCTTCCGCCTCAAGAAGGTGAAGAAGGCCCTGGTGCGCAAGGAGGAAGCCCGCCTGGAACGCCTCCGCTCCGGCTGA
- a CDS encoding V-type ATP synthase subunit B, which yields MADGRAFLATTEYRTVGEVAGPLLFVSKVKGAAYNEMVEIRSADGSVKYGQVIELHGELAVVQVFGPTAGLDVERTKVRFSGEVAKMPCTVNLLGRILNGMGQPIDGGPEVFPEEEREVTGSPINPWSREEPRDFIQTGISAIDGLNTLVRGQKLPIFSGAGLPGNELAAAIVKNAKILGGEEFAIVFAAMGITRREAAFFQESFARSGALERVVFFLNLADDPTVERLLTPRCALTVAEFLAFEHDMQVLVILTDMTNYCEALREISTAREEVPGRRGYPGYMYTDLASIYERAGRIKGKPGSVTQVPILTMPDDDITHPIPDLTGYITEGQIVLSRQLHRKGIFPPIDVLPCLSRLMNLGIGEGRTRGDHRGLADQLYAFYAEGVDLRRLVAIVGEEALTDMDRLALKFADAFEQNYLDQKDENRELEQTLELGWKLVSMMPKEAIKRIKTEYIEKYYNPEYAQEFTASES from the coding sequence ATGGCTGACGGAAGAGCTTTTCTGGCGACCACCGAGTACCGGACGGTGGGGGAGGTGGCCGGCCCCCTCCTCTTCGTGAGCAAGGTGAAGGGCGCCGCCTACAACGAGATGGTGGAGATCCGCTCCGCCGACGGGTCGGTGAAATACGGGCAGGTCATCGAGCTCCACGGCGAGCTGGCCGTGGTCCAGGTCTTCGGCCCCACCGCGGGGCTGGACGTGGAGCGGACCAAGGTACGCTTCAGTGGCGAGGTGGCCAAGATGCCCTGCACGGTGAACCTGCTGGGGCGCATCCTCAACGGCATGGGCCAGCCCATCGATGGGGGCCCGGAGGTCTTTCCCGAGGAGGAACGGGAGGTTACCGGCTCCCCCATCAACCCCTGGAGCCGCGAGGAGCCCCGCGACTTCATCCAGACCGGTATCTCGGCCATCGACGGGCTGAACACCCTGGTCCGCGGGCAGAAGCTCCCCATCTTCTCCGGGGCCGGACTGCCCGGCAACGAGCTGGCCGCGGCCATCGTCAAGAACGCTAAAATCCTGGGGGGCGAGGAGTTCGCCATCGTCTTCGCCGCCATGGGCATCACCCGGCGCGAGGCGGCCTTCTTCCAGGAGAGCTTCGCCCGCTCCGGGGCCCTGGAGCGGGTGGTCTTCTTCCTCAACCTGGCCGACGATCCCACCGTGGAGCGGTTGCTCACCCCGCGCTGCGCACTCACGGTGGCCGAATTCCTGGCCTTCGAGCACGACATGCAGGTGCTGGTCATCCTCACCGACATGACCAACTACTGCGAGGCCCTGCGCGAGATCTCCACCGCCCGCGAGGAGGTCCCGGGCCGCCGCGGTTATCCCGGTTACATGTACACCGACCTGGCCTCCATCTACGAGCGGGCGGGGCGCATCAAGGGCAAGCCGGGTTCGGTGACCCAGGTGCCCATCCTCACCATGCCCGACGACGACATCACCCATCCCATTCCGGACCTCACCGGGTACATCACCGAGGGCCAGATCGTCCTCTCCCGCCAGCTGCACCGCAAGGGCATCTTCCCGCCCATCGACGTGCTTCCCTGCCTCTCCCGGCTCATGAACCTGGGCATCGGGGAGGGGAGGACGCGCGGCGACCACCGGGGACTGGCCGACCAGCTATATGCCTTCTACGCCGAGGGCGTGGACCTGCGCCGCCTGGTGGCCATCGTGGGGGAGGAGGCCCTTACGGACATGGATCGACTGGCCCTCAAGTTCGCTGACGCCTTCGAGCAGAACTACCTGGACCAGAAGGACGAGAACCGGGAGCTGGAACAAACCCTGGAGCTGGGCTGGAAGCTGGTGAGCATGATGCCCAAGGAGGCCATCAAGCGCATCAAGACCGAGTACATCGAGAAGTACTACAACCCGGAGTACGCCCAGGAGTTCACGGCCTCCGAGAGCTGA
- a CDS encoding V-type ATP synthase subunit A translates to MIEGTIVKVSGPVVSAEGMSGAKMYDIAKVGELGLIGEIVRLDGDTAIVQVYEDTSGLRVGEKVLCTEEPLLLELGPGLLTSIYDGIQRRLTDIAERYGDFVVRGVSTDALPRDRRWGFQPVVDVGDEVVEGDVVGEVQETAHIVHRIMVPPGISGRVAEVKEGEFTVDETVVFLEDGTEIKMYQTWPARVARPVKRKEKPTVPFITGTRILDTFFPIAQGGYSIIPGGFGTGKTVTETTLAKWADADIVIYIGCGERGNEITEVLTEFPNLIDPKTGVPLMQRTILVANTSNMPVAAREASIYTGITLAEYYRDMGYNVALMADSTSRWGEALREVSGRLEEMPGEEGYPAYLATRLADFYERCGRAVCLGSDDRVGSITAIGAVSPPGGDFSEPMTQNSLRITGAFWALDTSLAYRRHFPAISWTKSYTLYLDQIQDWYAKNVAEDWRALRDKAMSLLQKEVELQEIVQLVGPDALPDFAKAVLETTRMLREDFLQQFAFSDVDAFCSLRKQYLMLKVILTYYDCLEEVLVQGVPLRQATEHPIKNEIARMKEIPSEEAEERLTDLLERVQRELRSLGEW, encoded by the coding sequence ATGATCGAGGGAACCATCGTCAAGGTATCCGGACCCGTGGTCAGCGCCGAGGGCATGTCCGGCGCCAAGATGTACGACATCGCCAAGGTGGGTGAGCTGGGGCTCATCGGCGAGATCGTGCGCCTGGACGGGGACACGGCCATCGTGCAGGTCTACGAGGACACCTCCGGGCTGCGGGTGGGCGAGAAGGTCCTGTGCACCGAGGAACCCCTGCTCCTCGAGCTGGGACCCGGCCTGCTCACCTCCATCTACGATGGGATCCAGAGGCGGCTCACGGACATCGCCGAGAGGTACGGGGACTTCGTGGTCCGCGGAGTCTCCACCGACGCCCTCCCCCGCGACCGCCGCTGGGGGTTCCAGCCGGTGGTGGACGTGGGAGACGAGGTGGTGGAGGGCGACGTGGTGGGGGAAGTTCAGGAGACCGCCCACATCGTTCACCGCATCATGGTCCCCCCGGGGATCTCCGGCCGGGTGGCGGAGGTCAAGGAGGGGGAGTTTACCGTGGACGAGACGGTGGTCTTCCTCGAGGACGGGACGGAGATAAAGATGTACCAGACCTGGCCGGCCCGGGTGGCCCGCCCGGTGAAGAGGAAGGAGAAGCCCACCGTACCCTTCATCACCGGTACCCGCATCCTGGACACCTTCTTCCCCATCGCCCAGGGCGGATATAGCATCATACCCGGCGGCTTCGGGACCGGCAAGACGGTCACCGAGACCACCCTGGCCAAGTGGGCGGACGCGGACATCGTCATCTACATCGGGTGCGGGGAGCGGGGCAACGAGATCACCGAGGTGCTCACCGAGTTCCCCAACCTCATCGACCCCAAGACGGGGGTCCCCCTCATGCAGCGCACCATCCTGGTGGCCAACACCTCCAACATGCCGGTGGCGGCGCGCGAGGCCTCCATCTACACTGGCATCACCCTGGCCGAGTATTACCGGGACATGGGGTACAACGTGGCCCTCATGGCCGACTCCACCTCCCGCTGGGGGGAGGCGCTGCGCGAGGTCTCCGGCCGCCTGGAGGAGATGCCCGGGGAGGAGGGATACCCCGCCTACCTGGCCACCCGCCTGGCCGATTTCTACGAGCGCTGCGGCCGGGCGGTGTGCCTGGGCAGCGACGACCGGGTGGGCTCCATCACCGCCATCGGGGCGGTCTCCCCTCCGGGAGGCGATTTCTCCGAGCCCATGACCCAGAACTCCCTGCGCATCACCGGCGCCTTCTGGGCCCTGGACACCTCCCTGGCCTACCGGCGCCACTTCCCGGCTATCAGCTGGACCAAGAGCTACACCCTGTACCTGGACCAGATCCAGGACTGGTACGCCAAGAACGTGGCCGAGGACTGGAGGGCCCTGCGGGACAAGGCCATGAGCCTCCTGCAGAAGGAGGTGGAGCTGCAGGAGATCGTGCAGCTGGTGGGCCCGGACGCCCTGCCCGATTTCGCCAAGGCGGTCCTGGAGACCACCCGCATGCTGCGCGAGGACTTCCTGCAGCAGTTCGCCTTCTCCGACGTGGACGCCTTCTGCTCCCTGCGCAAGCAGTACCTGATGCTCAAGGTCATCCTCACCTACTACGACTGCCTGGAGGAGGTGCTGGTGCAGGGGGTCCCGCTGCGCCAGGCCACGGAGCACCCCATCAAGAACGAGATCGCGCGCATGAAGGAGATACCCTCCGAGGAGGCGGAGGAGAGGCTGACCGATCTCCTGGAAAGGGTGCAGCGGGAGCTGCGCTCCCTGGGCGAGTGGTAA
- a CDS encoding V-type ATP synthase subunit F, translating to MYKAIVITDPETADGFRLAGVSVVEVENADEAREKIKALLDDPDAGILAVNESFYNAIDEKTQEKIDSIYRPIVIPLPIKETVEMAGERRAYLARLIHRAIGFDITLRAREGE from the coding sequence GTGTACAAGGCCATCGTGATCACCGACCCTGAGACCGCCGACGGGTTCCGCCTGGCGGGGGTCAGCGTGGTGGAGGTGGAGAACGCCGACGAGGCCAGGGAGAAGATAAAGGCCCTCCTGGACGACCCGGACGCCGGCATCCTGGCGGTCAACGAGAGCTTCTACAACGCCATAGACGAGAAGACCCAGGAGAAGATAGACAGCATTTACCGGCCCATCGTCATCCCCCTGCCCATCAAGGAGACGGTGGAGATGGCCGGCGAGAGGAGAGCCTACCTGGCCCGGCTCATCCACCGCGCCATCGGTTTCGACATCACCCTGAGGGCCCGGGAAGGGGAGTGA
- a CDS encoding V-type ATPase subunit: protein MVQVPIKDYSYANARVRAMTSRLLEPSVFRELLAAPDYNLALGVLEDTDYQEDLEYFMLEGARPTIVDRAFNRNLVRNFGKIKEFFTGKPLKLVNLLLSRWDLHNLKTVMRGMRALVPKQEIQRILVPVGFLDEAILQEIINQPDLRAALDAVVIFSMEWPIPYGRAISEHLVEYLREHDLSILELALDKFHYRQVTGELKDRDPNTSLVREVVRLEVDAINLATLMRICGMELETSRAEDFFVPGGSLDDPAEFIRLMSQGQPESVYQALFRRFPEYRESLQEAWRNFDAKGEGAFEDELQKNLIRRCLGMAKDPLGIGVIIHYMWRKYLEITNLRIIMRGKSIGLIESQIRKELFLWEEETAREGAARG, encoded by the coding sequence ATGGTTCAAGTTCCCATAAAGGATTACAGCTACGCCAATGCCCGGGTGCGGGCCATGACCTCGCGCCTGCTGGAGCCCTCCGTCTTCCGGGAGCTCTTGGCGGCACCGGATTATAACCTGGCCCTGGGGGTCCTGGAGGATACGGATTACCAGGAGGACCTGGAATATTTCATGCTGGAGGGGGCCAGGCCCACCATCGTGGACCGGGCCTTCAACCGCAACCTGGTGCGAAACTTCGGGAAGATAAAGGAGTTCTTCACCGGCAAGCCCCTGAAGCTTGTGAACCTGCTGCTCTCCCGCTGGGATCTCCACAACCTGAAGACGGTCATGCGGGGCATGAGGGCCTTGGTACCCAAGCAGGAGATCCAGCGCATCCTGGTGCCCGTGGGGTTCCTGGACGAGGCCATCCTGCAGGAGATTATCAACCAGCCCGACCTCCGGGCCGCCCTGGACGCGGTGGTGATCTTCAGCATGGAGTGGCCCATCCCCTACGGAAGGGCCATAAGCGAGCACCTGGTGGAATACCTCCGGGAGCATGACCTCTCCATCCTGGAGCTGGCCCTGGACAAGTTCCATTACCGCCAGGTGACCGGGGAGCTGAAGGACAGGGACCCCAACACCTCGCTGGTACGCGAGGTGGTCAGGCTGGAGGTGGATGCCATCAACCTGGCCACCCTGATGCGCATCTGCGGGATGGAGCTGGAAACTTCCCGGGCGGAGGACTTCTTCGTCCCCGGCGGGAGCCTTGATGACCCTGCCGAGTTCATCCGCCTGATGTCCCAGGGCCAGCCGGAGAGCGTTTACCAGGCCCTTTTCCGGCGCTTTCCGGAGTACCGGGAATCCCTGCAGGAGGCCTGGAGAAACTTCGACGCGAAGGGGGAGGGGGCCTTCGAGGACGAACTACAGAAGAACCTCATCCGCAGGTGCCTGGGCATGGCCAAGGATCCCCTGGGAATAGGGGTGATCATCCATTACATGTGGAGGAAGTACCTGGAAATCACCAACCTGCGCATCATCATGCGGGGCAAGAGCATAGGGCTCATCGAGTCCCAGATTCGCAAGGAGCTCTTCCTGTGGGAGGAAGAGACGGCCCGGGAGGGTGCGGCGAGGGGGTGA
- a CDS encoding V-type ATP synthase subunit E, which translates to MSIEDILQALDEECRAECQEIFRRAEQEAKQILEKAREEAESIRQARLAKIRAEAQSEATSILYSARLRAKNSVIQAKERVVEKALRQAVQGMEGLRSRGDYPDILAGLIEEGLSRVGGRVVVHVDPADRQLAEDILRRRGVEFEVRTDIETRGGAVVSDPEERVRIINTVEERLNRAREKLRLQVSALLFGEEVEAAGGGG; encoded by the coding sequence ATGTCCATAGAAGACATCCTGCAGGCGCTGGACGAGGAATGCCGCGCGGAATGCCAGGAGATCTTCAGGCGCGCCGAGCAGGAGGCCAAGCAGATACTGGAGAAAGCCCGGGAGGAGGCGGAGTCCATCCGCCAGGCCCGCCTGGCCAAGATAAGGGCGGAGGCGCAGAGCGAGGCCACCTCCATCCTCTACTCGGCGCGGCTGCGGGCCAAGAACTCCGTCATCCAGGCCAAGGAAAGGGTTGTGGAGAAGGCCCTGCGGCAGGCGGTGCAGGGCATGGAAGGCCTGCGCTCGCGCGGCGACTATCCCGACATCTTGGCCGGGCTGATCGAGGAGGGCCTCTCCCGGGTGGGGGGAAGGGTGGTGGTCCACGTGGACCCCGCGGACCGGCAGCTGGCGGAGGACATCCTCCGCCGCCGGGGAGTGGAATTCGAGGTCCGGACGGACATCGAGACCCGCGGCGGCGCCGTGGTCTCCGATCCCGAAGAGAGAGTGCGCATCATCAACACCGTGGAGGAGAGGCTGAACCGGGCACGGGAGAAGTTGCGCCTGCAGGTTTCCGCCCTCCTCTTCGGCGAGGAGGTGGAGGCCGCCGGGGGAGGGGGATAA
- a CDS encoding ATPase: protein MELGLIAIGAALAIGLSALATGWSQSKIGAAMAGALAEKPELAGNAIIMIAIPETMVVLGFVIGFLITGLKPGE from the coding sequence TTGGAACTCGGACTCATCGCCATCGGGGCAGCTCTGGCCATCGGACTTTCCGCCCTGGCCACCGGTTGGTCCCAGTCCAAGATCGGGGCGGCCATGGCGGGAGCCCTCGCCGAAAAGCCGGAGCTGGCGGGTAACGCCATCATCATGATCGCCATCCCCGAGACCATGGTGGTCCTCGGATTCGTTATCGGTTTCCTTATCACGGGGTTGAAACCCGGAGAATAA
- a CDS encoding V-type ATPase 116kDa subunit family protein, translated as MLLTMSKVEIVGLKSLFFQVLETLQDLGTLHLEDITKKKGPRYADLLPMEMDPALEEERNLLQNLAMRNNAILSELAPPERKVTRAEIEEKYRSFQGKTLAEISSMVEEEEKATRELINYKHELEVELSRLSKYEPIIKKVYPLASKVTATENYTSVALLVEERYKQVLEYIEKELEKITSKQCEVFSARVDENTHAAILVFHKRYSEQVHNFLATENVNQVRLPSELSDKPYDEALKEIETRLNEIPPKLRKVREDLDKISEDWYVTLVALKEYLADRIESLNAIPKFGQSGHVFVITGWMPSDKVEEARRVLEQKFAGKVELTEMAPTHEELEEAPTALRNPAAVRPFEFIYMLINPPKYGHIDPTFLVAIFFPILFGFMLGDMGYALVLLGVVFLMKRLLRKRESRSLFFELFANVLLICSLSSFVFGLLYFEFFGDLLIRLLGWKDAAGHMVVKWVWGHTSSGKPWGWPLERIAQANPDLFKLLLIVVALIGVLHMGSALVIGLIDGIRHRDRKHALEKLGYLLFVLGLVVIFGGVWGIKSLKSVTMPVGAVMAVVGIGLAGYGGGFGGGLEAALTFGNLLSYARLYGIGLASVILAEVANELGAEFGGGAMVFLGVIVAALLHVLNIALGVLSPSIQSLRLNLVESFTKFYKETDVVYKPFKRSGGE; from the coding sequence ATGCTCTTGACCATGTCCAAAGTGGAGATCGTGGGTCTCAAATCCCTCTTCTTCCAGGTGCTGGAAACCCTCCAGGACCTGGGAACCCTCCACCTGGAGGATATAACCAAGAAGAAGGGGCCCCGCTACGCGGATCTCCTTCCCATGGAGATGGATCCCGCCCTGGAGGAGGAGCGAAATCTCCTCCAGAACCTGGCCATGCGCAACAACGCCATCCTATCCGAGCTGGCTCCCCCGGAGAGGAAGGTAACTCGCGCTGAGATAGAGGAAAAATACAGGTCCTTCCAGGGGAAGACCCTGGCCGAGATATCCTCCATGGTGGAGGAGGAGGAGAAGGCCACCCGCGAGCTCATCAACTACAAGCACGAGCTGGAGGTGGAGCTATCCCGCCTCTCCAAGTACGAGCCCATCATCAAGAAGGTCTACCCCCTGGCCAGCAAGGTGACCGCCACCGAGAACTACACCTCCGTGGCCCTGCTGGTGGAGGAGAGGTACAAGCAGGTACTGGAGTACATAGAGAAGGAGCTGGAAAAGATCACCAGCAAGCAGTGCGAGGTCTTCTCCGCCCGGGTGGACGAGAACACCCACGCCGCCATCCTGGTCTTCCACAAGCGTTACTCGGAGCAGGTACACAACTTCCTGGCCACGGAGAACGTCAACCAGGTGCGCCTGCCCAGCGAACTCTCGGACAAGCCCTACGATGAGGCCCTCAAGGAAATCGAGACCCGCCTGAACGAGATACCTCCCAAGCTGAGAAAGGTACGCGAGGACCTGGATAAGATTTCCGAGGACTGGTACGTCACCCTGGTGGCCCTCAAGGAGTACCTGGCCGATCGCATCGAGTCCCTCAACGCCATTCCCAAGTTCGGCCAGAGCGGCCACGTATTCGTCATCACCGGGTGGATGCCTTCGGACAAGGTGGAGGAAGCGCGCCGGGTGCTGGAACAGAAGTTCGCGGGCAAGGTGGAGCTCACCGAGATGGCGCCCACCCACGAGGAGCTGGAGGAGGCGCCGACGGCCCTCAGGAACCCGGCCGCGGTGCGCCCCTTCGAGTTCATCTACATGCTCATCAACCCGCCCAAGTACGGGCACATAGATCCCACCTTCCTGGTGGCCATCTTCTTCCCCATCCTCTTCGGGTTCATGCTGGGGGACATGGGATACGCCCTGGTGCTCCTGGGCGTGGTCTTCCTCATGAAGCGCCTGCTCAGGAAGCGCGAGTCCCGGAGCCTGTTCTTCGAACTCTTCGCCAACGTGCTTCTGATCTGTTCCCTATCCTCCTTCGTGTTCGGGCTGCTGTACTTCGAGTTCTTCGGCGACCTGCTCATCAGGCTTCTCGGCTGGAAGGACGCCGCCGGGCACATGGTGGTCAAGTGGGTGTGGGGGCATACCTCCAGCGGTAAGCCCTGGGGCTGGCCCCTGGAGCGCATCGCCCAGGCCAACCCCGACCTCTTCAAGCTCCTGCTCATCGTGGTGGCCCTCATCGGGGTGCTGCACATGGGCAGCGCGCTGGTCATAGGGCTCATAGACGGCATCCGCCACCGCGACCGCAAGCACGCTCTGGAGAAGCTGGGTTACCTTCTCTTCGTCCTGGGGCTGGTGGTCATTTTCGGCGGCGTGTGGGGGATCAAGAGCCTCAAGTCGGTGACCATGCCCGTGGGCGCCGTCATGGCCGTGGTAGGCATCGGGCTGGCCGGCTACGGGGGCGGTTTCGGCGGCGGGCTGGAGGCCGCCCTCACCTTCGGGAACCTCCTGTCCTACGCCCGACTCTACGGCATCGGCCTGGCCTCGGTCATCCTGGCCGAGGTGGCCAACGAGCTGGGGGCGGAGTTCGGTGGCGGGGCCATGGTCTTCCTGGGGGTGATCGTGGCTGCCCTCCTGCACGTCTTGAACATCGCCCTGGGGGTGTTGAGCCCCTCCATCCAATCCCTTCGTCTCAACTTGGTGGAAAGCTTCACCAAGTTTTACAAGGAGACAGACGTAGTCTACAAGCCCTTCAAGCGATCAGGAGGTGAATAG
- a CDS encoding V-type ATPase subunit subunit G family protein has protein sequence MAGARQRSKEKARGGKRKPRQIAEQLEEKFVGSRTEVFSRISAKEAEIRAKVNAERTRAERLIEDAKGEAAAIKRKATLEELGQDTYQKIIAAAQEEVKAIEESTAREISAVERRGEENLSRAVEFIVEAVISPRASGTQQDRS, from the coding sequence ATGGCAGGAGCTAGGCAGAGGTCGAAGGAGAAGGCCCGCGGAGGGAAGAGGAAGCCCAGGCAGATAGCCGAGCAGCTTGAAGAGAAGTTCGTCGGATCCCGGACCGAGGTATTCAGCCGCATATCCGCCAAGGAAGCGGAGATCCGCGCCAAGGTCAACGCCGAGAGGACCAGGGCCGAACGCCTCATCGAGGACGCCAAGGGGGAGGCGGCGGCCATCAAGCGCAAGGCCACCCTGGAGGAGCTCGGCCAGGACACCTACCAGAAGATCATCGCCGCTGCCCAGGAAGAGGTAAAGGCCATCGAGGAATCCACCGCCCGGGAGATCTCCGCCGTGGAAAGGCGGGGGGAGGAAAACCTCTCCCGGGCGGTAGAGTTCATCGTGGAGGCCGTGATCTCACCGCGGGCTTCCGGGACGCAGCAGGATCGTAGTTGA
- a CDS encoding type III pantothenate kinase, whose translation MLLAIDVGNTQTVIGAYRGEELVGHWRISTDANKTGDELALYYQGFLGLKGLSFENFDAVIVSSVVPSATMALEHMTREYWEFEPLIVGYNLDAGIDILVDNPREVGPDRLVNAVAAFRRYGGPCIVVDFGTATTLDVVSSRGEYLGGAIAPGIEISSKALFKAAARLTKVELQRPPSVIGKNTTWSLQSGIIFGFAGQVDRLVEMMLAELGEEATVIATGGLAEVVVSECRTVHHHDPLLTLYGLLLIYQEVARRLPT comes from the coding sequence ATGCTTCTGGCCATCGATGTAGGCAACACCCAGACGGTCATAGGCGCGTACCGCGGCGAGGAGCTGGTGGGCCACTGGAGGATTTCCACGGATGCCAACAAGACCGGGGACGAGCTGGCCCTCTACTACCAGGGTTTCCTGGGCCTCAAGGGCCTCAGCTTCGAGAACTTCGACGCGGTCATCGTCTCCTCCGTGGTCCCCTCGGCCACCATGGCCCTGGAGCACATGACCAGGGAATACTGGGAATTCGAGCCTCTCATCGTGGGGTACAACCTGGACGCGGGCATCGACATCCTGGTGGACAACCCGCGGGAGGTGGGCCCGGACCGGCTGGTGAACGCCGTGGCCGCCTTCCGGCGTTACGGGGGCCCGTGCATCGTGGTGGATTTCGGCACCGCCACCACCCTGGACGTGGTCTCCTCGAGGGGCGAATATCTGGGCGGGGCCATCGCTCCCGGAATCGAGATATCCTCCAAGGCCCTCTTCAAGGCCGCAGCGCGGCTCACCAAGGTGGAGCTGCAGCGGCCGCCCTCGGTCATCGGCAAGAACACCACCTGGTCCCTGCAGTCGGGGATAATCTTCGGCTTCGCCGGGCAGGTGGACCGCCTGGTGGAGATGATGCTTGCCGAGCTGGGCGAAGAGGCCACGGTCATCGCCACCGGGGGCCTGGCCGAGGTAGTGGTCTCGGAGTGCCGCACCGTTCACCATCACGATCCCCTGCTGACCCTCTATGGCCTGCTGCTCATCTACCAGGAGGTGGCGCGGCGCCTCCCGACTTGA